GCAGTGGTAGTCCATTACCTATGTGGGACAGCAGCACTTTGTTCTCAACTGCGAAGTATCTGGGAGTTAAGACATTAGATACTGTAAGTGTTAACATTAAAAAAAGTTAATACAAAGAAATCAAGGTTTTATTCATTAGTACCACAGATCGTAAAAGGGGAAAGTAACGACAGCAATATAACACTGCAGAAGTCAAGGACAGGaagaattgaagaatggaaGAAGAGACGGGGAAAAGAGACCAGCAGGGAGAATCATGATTTATTAGATTCAGTTTTGCAAATCAAAACCCACAGAATTCAGAGGATTTAACACTCTTCATTTCCTAAAAATCATGGAGATGCAGCAAGTAAATCAAATCTATTATAACCAATGCAAACGCACGCGGGAAATCGATCCTGGCAGCCATTCTGTGGAAGAAATGGAGCGGCGGCAATGTTGCGCACGCGCCGTGGCCGGGGCATGGGAGGGACGGGCGGGCGCCCCCGCGCGCGGAGCTCGGCCGTCGGCGACAAGGGCAGGGACGGGGGAGCCCACCATCGGGGGCGGGGCCACCACTCCGCCGCAAGCAGCGCCGCCATGGGCTGGCCTCCGCCCCGCCCGCCGTTCGCTGCCGCAGCctgggcgccgcgccgcgcgcgtccgCCCTGCTCGCACGGCGGTTGGACATGGAGCCGAGCTCCCCGtccgccggagcagaggagggcccaacacgcccggccgccgcgcgtccgctggctcggcgcggcgcccccgagcgccgctgcctggcccggccgccgcgccagcgGACgcatccgcgcgccgccgccaagcctGGCTGCCGCGAGCCCACGGCCAGGGGGGAGCCGAAGCACAGGAGGCTAGGGGGGAGCGAGTAGGAGGCGTGGGGCGGTGCGGCTCGCCGGCAGCCGCGGAGGAAGGCGTGGGGAGGGAAGGCCGCGCGCTGGAGgctggggagggagggagcgcccggagccggccgagctcgagcgCCGAGGAGGGGGGTGCGGATCCGCTACCCAGATCCGCTCGAGCACCTGGAGAagctcggcgcggcggatcTGCTCGAGCTCGACGCCCACGCCGACGAGGCCGAGGTGGGCTGGGGTTCCGCCGCTGCAGGGGAGCAGGGCCGCGAGTAGGGGAGCCaccaccggccaccaccacccagCCATGCGTCGGGAGTCTGCACGGCGGGAGCTGCGGCCGAGCTTGTTCGGGGAGGAGTCGGTCGCGGCCGAGCTCTGCCCGCGGCGTCGTCATGAGTCGCGGCCGAGCTCGCCCGCCAGTCAAGGCCGACATCTGCTTTGCCGCGGCGAACCGCACAAAGGGCAGCAGCGGTGCGGGAtgtgcggcggggcggcggcggtgtggggtGGAGGGGGTGGCTGCGCGAGGTGGCAGTGCGCGGGGGGCAACGGGGGACGAGGGTGAGTTTTTTTGAGAAGCTTTCCACCGATTGGATCTCGGGTTCAACAGATAGTGGTGAGCACGCGGTGCTGACTGACACAAGGAGTGGgaaccaaagaaaaaaaatagtactGACAGTAGCGAGAAGAACGCGGCGTTAGCTGACACAAGAGGGAACCAAGGAAAAAAGTAAGCATAGTGGTGTGGACAGCTAAAAGAAACCAGCAGGGAAGGCAGAGAAGGCGAGCCAAGAGAAAAAGGCCCTATTTGGTTTGCTATCACAACTACGACACACGATTTCCGAGAAAAAAATCTCATATGCACTGAGTACTAAATGaattttatttgcaaaaccttttcacggatgagtgtaatttttcacgacgaatctaatgacagtaattaatcgatgtcTGGctgcagtgatgctacagtaaccatcctctaatcgcgcggtcaaaggcctcattaggttcgtctcgtgaTGTAGCGCAggattgtggagttagttttataaattgactttatttagtacccctaattattagtcgaattttttgtgctacttgtgatactataaaccaaacagggccaaagtTTCACAGAAGCAATGCTTGCACGCGGAGTTGCCTGACACAAGCTGTgtaaacaaaagaaaatgaacGGGCTGTCAGGCGGCGCAGCTGACGAGAGAACCACTGTGCGCACGAATTCTACCGTAGATACACAATCGAGCGGTCATAAAAATTTTGGACGACGTGGATAGGCTGACCTTGCGCCGAGCCCAGCTGCTCTAATATATAGAAATTCGTGGCGGGGCATCTCGCGAGCGGCAGGCGCTATGTCGCCTTTTTTTCCCGTGGCCTTTCGATCTCTATcctaggggccgtttagttgaAAAACGAAAAAATTTGGATGTCACGTCAATAGTTTgatcagatgtcgggagggtttttcggac
The genomic region above belongs to Panicum virgatum strain AP13 chromosome 8N, P.virgatum_v5, whole genome shotgun sequence and contains:
- the LOC120684620 gene encoding uncharacterized protein LOC120684620 isoform X2; amino-acid sequence: MRPLARRPGQAAALGGAAPSQRTRGGRACWALLCSGGRGARLHVQPPCEQGGRARRGAQAAAANGGRGGGQPMAALLAAEWWPRPRWWAPPSLPLSPTAELRARGRPPVPPMPRPRRVRNIAAAPFLPQNGCQDRFPAYFAVENKVLLSHIELCLEDTSTTGLLGIKEKCWVF
- the LOC120684620 gene encoding serine/arginine repetitive matrix protein 1-like isoform X1; translation: MSALTGGRARPRLMTTPRAELGRDRLLPEQARPQLPPCRLPTHGWVVVAGGGSPTRGPAPLQRRNPSPPRPRRRGRRARADPPRRASPGARADLGSGSAPPSSALELGRLRALPPSPASSARPSLPTPSSAAAGEPHRPTPPTRSPLASCASAPPWPWARGSQAWRRRADASAGAAAGPGSGARGRRAEPADARRPGVLGPPLLRRTGSSAPCPTAVRAGRTRAARRPGCGSERRAGRRPAHGGAACGGVVAPPPMVGSPVPALVADGRAPRAGAPARPSHAPATARAQHCRRSISSTEWLPGSISRILRS